CGGCGGCATAGCGACGAGCGCGGCGCACGACGCGAAGATCGTCGTGCTTCCAGAATGTTCGTACCCGGCTTACGTGCTGCTTAAGCGCTCCTTGCCGGGCGGCGCGCGCGCTTCCGAACGTGCGCTCGCGAGAGTCGCGCAAGCGGCGAAGCGCTCTTCCATCGACGTCTGCATCGGCATGGCGTTGCAAGCGAACGACGGTTCGATACGCAACGAGGCCGTCTACATCGATCGCACCGGCCGCGTCGTCGCGCGCTACGCGAAAGTCTTCCTTTGGAACTTCGATCGGCGTTGGTTCGCTCCGGGCCGCGCTGTGGACGCGTTCGACACTTCATATGGACGACTCGGCATGATGATCTGCGCCGATGGGCGCATGCCCGAGATCGCGCGTTCGCTCGCGCGACGCGGCGCATGGCTCATTCTCGATCCGACGGCGTGGGTAGGCACGGGCGCAGACTACGCGCGCATGGCGAATCCGCAAGTCGAATTCATGATGCGCGTGCGGGCACGCGAAAATGGCGTATGGATCGCGGCCGCCGACAAATGCGGTTCCGAACATGAGGCCGTCCACTACGTCGGAGCGAGTATGATCGTCGCACCGGACGGTGAGCGGATCGCATGTGCTTCCGCCGATCGGCCGGCACTCATCGCGGCCGACGTCCCGATCGCGCGCGCGCCGAAGCCGTTCGTCGTGGCGCTCACACCTTCCGAGCGCCGCTCGCTTCGCTCCGCTTATCGCGCGCCACGGTCCAAGAGCGCGCCGCGCTTCCGGCTCGGAGTCCTCCAGGGCACGCTCGGAAAAGGTCGAGCCGTCGCGCTCGCGGCGTTGCGCGCGCAGGGCGCAGACGCCGTTATCGAAGCTGCACGGAGCGCGGCCGATGCGCGCACGGCGCTCGCGAGCATCCGTGCATTGCGAGTGGCCGTCGTCGATGGAACCGCGATGTTCGCGCCGGAGCCGGCGCGTGCCGCTGCGCTTCGCGGCGCTGACGTGATCGTCTGGAGCAAAGCACCGTATCGCGACGACGTGCGCGACACCGCACGGACGCGCGCGCTCGAGAACCGCGTCTTCGTCGTGGCCGCGCTCTCGCGCGTCGGAAAGGGCGATGCGACGTCACTCGTCGCCGATCCCGACGGGCGGGTGATCGGCGAGGCGCTTGCCGGCAAGGCGTCAGGCTTTGTCGCTCAGATCGACGCTGGCGCTGCGAGTGACAAGCGCGTCGTGCCCGGCTCCGATGCGCTGGCAGACCGGATCCCGAAAGCGTTCGCGCTCTTCGACGCGAAGCGCGGCGCATCGTGATCACGCTCATCTCGCTCGCGCTGTCCGCGCTCGTCATGTTCGCCGGTGCGGCCGAGCACGTCGCTCCGATGCCGGCGCGCGTGCCACCGTCGAACGGCCCGATGCTCATCACCCGCGCCAGCATCGCGCCCGCGTCTGCGCGCGTGTTCGTAGGTTCGTCCCTGCGTCTTCGGGCGGCGTTCGCAGGTGACGCGGGAGGCACCATCGCGTGGTCGCTCATCGGTCCGGGCGCGATCGCTCAGGACGGGACCTACTCGGCGCCGCCGACGGCCGGGCTGCAAGCGATCGTCGTCGCGACCGCAGGCAGCGCGTCCGTGGCATCGGCGGTACTGGTCGTCGCTCCGCCCGCCCAGGATCTGCCGGTCGCTTACGTCGCCTGTTACGATGACGGCACGCTCGACGTCCGCAACGCTTCGACGTTCGACGACATCGGCACGATGTCGACCGGCGACGCCGCAGCGAGCGTGGTGAGCGATGCGCGCACCCACGTCGCGGTCGTCGCGGCCGCTAGCCGCATCGGCGTCTTCGACGTGCGATCTGGCAAGACGACGTTCTCCGCACCCGTCGCCGGCGCTCGCTTTTCCGAACTCGCGATGCTCGCGAACGGCTACGTCGCCGCGACCGACAATCAAGCCTCGGCCGGTCAGGACGGCGTGCGCATCTTCGGTCCTGTCGCTCGCGGTCGAGCGCCGGCGCTCGCAGCATCGGCTCCCGCAGGCGACACACCCGAGGGCATCGCAGCCTCGGCGGACGGCCGGTCGTTCTACGTCACGAACGTGAACTCGAACTCGGTCATGCGTTTCACGTTCGACGGACGCGGCGCCGCCCGCCTCACGGGCGCAGCGGTCACCGGACATCGACCCTTCGGCATCGCAGTCGACGATGCGCGACGCCTCATGTTCGTCGCGGACAACGACACGCCGACGCTCAGCGGCGCATCGTCGCAGCCCGGTCTCGAGATCTTCGCGCTTCCTTCTATGAAGTTGGTGCGCCGCGTGACGACGGGTTCCGCGAACGCGCTTCCCCTCGGCGTCGCCGTCGATTCGGCAGCGGACCGGCTGTTCGTGACGAACGAGGGTGACGGCGACGTCGCAGCATACTCGATCGCGCCGTTCAAACGGATCGCCACGCTCCCCGCCGGGAGGACGCCGTGGCTTCCGTCGATCGACATCGTCCGGGGGACGCTTCTCGTCCCCAACGCGGGCGACGACACGCTGAGCGTTTTTGACACCCGGTCGCTGCGCCCGATCGCGAGCGCGGTGCAGACGTGCGGTTATCCGACCGCGACGGCGTCGCTTTGACAATCGGACAAGCGAAAGGAGCGACGATGCGCGCGGCTTACGCCGTCAGGCTCGGCGGCGACGCGCCGCTCGACAACCTCGAGATCGGCGAGCGGCCGTTGCCGGAACCCGGACGCGGCGAAGTGCGCGTGCGCGTCCGCGCGGTCACGCTCAATCACCACGACTACTTCACGCTACGCGGCATCGTCGGATATCCGATCCAACCGCCGCGTATCCTCGGCTGCGACGCTGCTGGCGTCATCGACGCGCACGGAGCGGGCGTCGCAGATAACGCGCCGCCCATCGGCACCGAAGTCGTGGTCTACCCCGTCCGCTTTTGCGGCGTGTGCCCCGCGTGTTTCGGCCCGGACCCGATGCTTTGCCGCCGTTTCACGATGCTCAGCGACGGCGACGTCGAGGGCTCGCTCGCCGAGTACGTCGTCGTGCCGGCGCAAGCGGCGGTCCCCAAACCGGCTTCGCTCGACTTCGCGCAAGCGGCATGTATGGGAGTGTCGTTTCTCACCGCGTATCGCATGCTCTTCGTGAAGGCTGCGCTCGACCCGGGGCGCAGCGTGCTCGTCCAAGGCGCGGGCGGCGGTCTCGCGACGGCCGCCATCCAGCTCGCATCGGCGGCGGGCTGCTCGGTCATCGTCGCATCCCGTTCGCAGGAGCGCCGCACCGCTG
Above is a window of Candidatus Eremiobacteraceae bacterium DNA encoding:
- a CDS encoding nitrilase-related carbon-nitrogen hydrolase codes for the protein MQLRARPLVDAEIAMHDVLGGIATSAAHDAKIVVLPECSYPAYVLLKRSLPGGARASERALARVAQAAKRSSIDVCIGMALQANDGSIRNEAVYIDRTGRVVARYAKVFLWNFDRRWFAPGRAVDAFDTSYGRLGMMICADGRMPEIARSLARRGAWLILDPTAWVGTGADYARMANPQVEFMMRVRARENGVWIAAADKCGSEHEAVHYVGASMIVAPDGERIACASADRPALIAADVPIARAPKPFVVALTPSERRSLRSAYRAPRSKSAPRFRLGVLQGTLGKGRAVALAALRAQGADAVIEAARSAADARTALASIRALRVAVVDGTAMFAPEPARAAALRGADVIVWSKAPYRDDVRDTARTRALENRVFVVAALSRVGKGDATSLVADPDGRVIGEALAGKASGFVAQIDAGAASDKRVVPGSDALADRIPKAFALFDAKRGAS
- a CDS encoding zinc-binding dehydrogenase produces the protein MRAAYAVRLGGDAPLDNLEIGERPLPEPGRGEVRVRVRAVTLNHHDYFTLRGIVGYPIQPPRILGCDAAGVIDAHGAGVADNAPPIGTEVVVYPVRFCGVCPACFGPDPMLCRRFTMLSDGDVEGSLAEYVVVPAQAAVPKPASLDFAQAACMGVSFLTAYRMLFVKAALDPGRSVLVQGAGGGLATAAIQLASAAGCSVIVASRSQERRTAALRIGAHHVVESGKDAAKAVLGLTGGDGVDAVIESVGEPTWGTSLRAVRQGGAVVVAGATAGSNPPADLSRIFWRQLRILGSTMGSLPEFVRLLRFVDERGIKPAIAASYDWGGIRTAFERLASGDHFGKLVITID